A window from Moritella yayanosii encodes these proteins:
- a CDS encoding LruC domain-containing protein, protein MLNIKKYSDVVLSILLLMTSLSSVAVNAEPILLNQLANDDTKSFANFGTSVAVTESFIVVGTPGKQSDQGEACIFLRNQSTWTMMSCLDPISDTITAIKQFGRVVAISEQSVIISAKLQGGLTGAVYIFKYENGNWIQQSEMTKPGTTSNDFFGQSLSISGDLAVIASPGSANDDGAVYVYKRTGSHWILNTTITPDSEFKSKQFGAAVSISEGYLIIGDGESGKTKEGSAYIYKYDDYDDTWTKQATLKGGLVTRAANYAFSVAISKDYAVIGARMENDPHGNNDTKKGAVYVYKRKDNVWMNQAKLTANAGLSGDQFGNSVAIIGENIVIGAENMNSSSGTVVLFKLVDDVWQEQFSFIAADGASQDNFGHAVGVSESYVTVGAHNKKIKKSLSGDVYVYALNVQTQQTQAEIDLENTLATLNNPTAEATVNPDDLDGDGLSNSDEIYILNTSPTDPDTDNDGLTDFEEVTIYGTDPRSSDTDGDTLSDLDEIIFYNSDPTLIDTDGDGFSDEYEVNVLKTDPGLMDTDGDGLLDAVEVNELGTDPTLADTDGDGLTDNEEINLHLTDPLDADSDNDNFSDGLEVNLYDTSPLEAADVPVPLVNSTAYSPAENQMGTMAFEDYWPSKGDYDFNDVVINYNAVETKVDGQISKIILKLQPVARGASYKNSLQISINTPITNIASATMGPLSNAVPLTPIADGNQTMFVIIDDIEDALPAPKGFKFANTELNSPKVTGAMFIVTINFKSPVDENIFGSAPYNTFISRKLGNGEVIEVHFPGYRPTKFASKRQFGTGHDDTDKSTDKYYQTKDNLPWAMIIPQLWEHPKENVDLSQDYPEILDWASSRGKSKKDWYKHKSNKGKGK, encoded by the coding sequence ATGCTTAATATAAAAAAATATTCAGATGTGGTTTTATCAATACTATTGTTAATGACTAGCTTATCGTCTGTTGCTGTTAATGCTGAGCCTATATTGCTGAATCAGCTAGCAAATGATGATACTAAATCATTTGCTAATTTTGGCACTTCAGTGGCGGTCACCGAGTCTTTTATCGTTGTGGGCACGCCGGGAAAACAAAGTGACCAGGGGGAAGCGTGTATTTTTTTACGCAATCAATCCACTTGGACAATGATGAGTTGTCTAGACCCTATTTCAGATACGATAACAGCAATTAAACAGTTTGGTCGTGTTGTGGCAATTTCAGAGCAGAGTGTCATTATCAGTGCCAAGCTTCAAGGCGGACTAACGGGTGCTGTTTATATTTTTAAATACGAAAATGGTAACTGGATTCAGCAGAGCGAAATGACGAAACCGGGAACAACGAGTAATGATTTCTTCGGCCAGTCGTTAAGTATTTCAGGCGATCTTGCGGTCATTGCTTCGCCAGGAAGCGCGAATGATGATGGTGCTGTTTATGTTTACAAACGAACGGGCTCTCATTGGATATTAAATACCACTATCACTCCTGATTCAGAGTTCAAGAGTAAACAATTTGGCGCCGCGGTCAGTATCTCTGAAGGGTACTTGATTATTGGCGATGGTGAGTCTGGTAAGACGAAAGAAGGTTCTGCTTATATTTATAAATATGATGATTATGATGATACTTGGACTAAACAAGCAACACTAAAAGGAGGTTTAGTTACTCGTGCGGCCAATTATGCATTTTCAGTCGCTATATCTAAAGATTATGCGGTTATTGGGGCGAGGATGGAGAATGATCCACATGGAAATAATGATACTAAAAAGGGGGCTGTTTACGTATATAAACGGAAAGATAATGTATGGATGAACCAAGCCAAGTTGACCGCTAATGCTGGACTTTCTGGCGATCAATTTGGTAATTCGGTAGCGATTATTGGCGAAAATATAGTGATTGGCGCTGAAAATATGAATTCATCATCAGGAACAGTTGTTCTGTTCAAGCTTGTTGATGATGTTTGGCAGGAACAATTTTCATTTATAGCCGCAGACGGTGCGTCACAGGATAATTTTGGGCATGCTGTGGGTGTTTCTGAAAGCTATGTTACCGTTGGAGCACATAATAAAAAGATTAAAAAAAGTTTATCTGGTGATGTTTATGTTTACGCATTGAATGTACAAACACAGCAAACGCAAGCTGAAATAGATTTAGAAAATACCTTAGCAACCTTGAATAATCCCACTGCAGAAGCGACTGTAAATCCAGATGATCTTGATGGTGATGGGTTATCTAATAGCGATGAAATTTATATTTTAAATACATCACCGACAGATCCAGATACTGATAATGATGGGTTAACTGATTTCGAAGAGGTGACTATTTACGGGACCGATCCGCGATCAAGTGATACAGACGGAGATACGCTGAGTGATTTAGACGAAATTATATTTTACAATTCAGACCCTACTTTAATAGATACGGATGGGGATGGGTTTTCAGATGAATATGAAGTGAATGTCCTTAAGACAGATCCGGGTTTAATGGATACCGATGGTGATGGATTACTTGATGCAGTTGAAGTGAATGAGTTAGGAACAGACCCAACACTGGCGGATACCGATGGTGATGGTTTGACTGATAATGAGGAAATTAATCTTCATCTTACCGACCCATTAGATGCTGATAGTGATAACGATAACTTTAGTGATGGTCTTGAGGTTAATCTTTATGATACATCGCCGTTAGAAGCTGCAGATGTACCTGTACCGTTAGTCAATAGTACTGCTTACTCACCTGCGGAGAATCAGATGGGTACAATGGCTTTTGAAGATTATTGGCCTAGTAAAGGTGATTATGATTTTAATGATGTGGTGATTAATTATAATGCGGTAGAGACCAAAGTTGACGGGCAGATAAGTAAAATCATCCTTAAACTACAACCTGTTGCGAGGGGCGCGTCATATAAAAATTCACTGCAGATAAGTATTAATACCCCCATTACCAATATTGCATCCGCAACCATGGGCCCCCTTTCGAATGCGGTACCATTAACGCCGATTGCAGATGGTAACCAGACGATGTTTGTTATTATCGATGATATTGAAGATGCTTTACCGGCCCCCAAAGGTTTTAAATTTGCTAATACCGAATTGAATAGCCCTAAAGTCACAGGTGCAATGTTTATTGTTACCATCAATTTTAAAAGTCCAGTGGATGAAAATATATTTGGTTCAGCACCTTATAATACGTTTATTTCACGAAAACTGGGGAATGGTGAAGTTATTGAGGTTCATTTTCCCGGCTATCGACCAACAAAGTTTGCATCGAAAAGACAATTTGGAACTGGTCATGATGATACCGATAAAAGCACGGATAAATATTACCAGACCAAGGATAATTTACCTTGGGCGATGATCATTCCGCAACTATGGGAACACCCAAAAGAGAATGTGGATTTATCTCAGGATTATCCTGAAATCTTAGATTGGGCTTCCAGTCGTGGTAAGAGTAAAAAAGACTGGTATAAACATAAAAGTAATAAGGGGAAAGGTAAATAA
- a CDS encoding class I SAM-dependent methyltransferase, whose translation MQELIDQYTGVDEDSRLTRQYIAQMEFDTTMDALKAYLVPTVKVIELGAATGRYSLNFAKMGCDTTAVELVPDQVSILKNKVKEQGLTLSIHEGNACSVPFIESNSHDLCVILGPLYHLQSQEQRDQAIAEASRILKPNGVLAVAYISRYFVAGMFAQQFPQLVTPEVLSTLLESGLVPSPFADSFFNVGYFATPVEVEELVSAHGFTKLRHVATDGFNRYISSGVNHFTPE comes from the coding sequence ATGCAAGAATTAATCGATCAATATACAGGTGTCGATGAAGATAGCCGTCTTACTCGACAGTACATTGCTCAAATGGAATTTGATACCACAATGGATGCCTTAAAAGCGTATCTTGTTCCCACAGTAAAAGTCATTGAACTCGGCGCTGCAACCGGACGTTATTCTCTCAACTTTGCGAAAATGGGTTGTGATACAACGGCGGTCGAGCTAGTACCTGATCAAGTTAGTATTCTCAAGAACAAAGTCAAAGAGCAAGGTTTAACACTTTCAATTCACGAAGGTAATGCTTGTTCAGTTCCGTTTATTGAAAGTAATTCACATGATCTTTGCGTTATTCTTGGGCCTCTCTACCATTTGCAGAGCCAAGAACAGCGTGACCAAGCAATCGCAGAGGCCTCCCGAATACTAAAACCCAATGGGGTGTTAGCGGTTGCCTATATCTCACGTTATTTTGTGGCTGGTATGTTTGCTCAGCAATTCCCTCAGCTGGTTACTCCAGAGGTTCTCTCCACACTATTAGAATCAGGTTTGGTTCCAAGTCCGTTTGCTGATAGTTTTTTTAACGTGGGCTACTTTGCTACCCCAGTTGAAGTGGAAGAGCTGGTAAGTGCACATGGTTTTACTAAATTACGCCATGTAGCGACTGATGGTTTTAATCGATATATCTCGTCAGGGGTTAATCACTTTACGCCAGAATAA
- a CDS encoding cupin domain-containing protein: protein MTKNTIQYWNTLAAANKSQWSVIADTNGELEQLTLSMDDVTGDYTRLTRFKAGADTSMFGGKSHDYPEEIFIVSGRLFDVAFGIWLEAGDYASRPPGEVHGPFICEQECLVLEISFPSQAVTSE from the coding sequence ATGACTAAAAATACAATTCAGTATTGGAATACGTTAGCTGCAGCGAATAAAAGCCAGTGGAGTGTCATTGCGGATACAAACGGTGAGCTTGAACAATTAACGTTATCGATGGATGACGTCACGGGTGATTACACACGTTTAACTCGATTCAAAGCGGGTGCTGATACTTCAATGTTTGGTGGTAAGTCTCATGATTATCCGGAAGAAATATTCATAGTATCTGGTCGGCTTTTTGATGTGGCTTTTGGTATTTGGCTAGAAGCAGGGGATTATGCAAGTCGTCCTCCTGGAGAAGTTCATGGGCCGTTTATTTGCGAACAAGAATGTTTGGTTTTGGAAATATCGTTCCCAAGTCAAGCTGTTACCT
- a CDS encoding GNAT family N-acetyltransferase — protein sequence MRIRQAVSADWDHIYQLIEDNMFLMQQELGLDWNRESIIQHYMSKSVLVGKLGGYVIGFIAYDMSVHNHVIHSLQISREYQNGLCGFRLLKAMLTTEQNFSGKDTQVLCSVFENNAAKEQYFSIGFKEVSRSKGVLSLAIKRDQLFKRLRLGKRTSQIT from the coding sequence ATGAGGATAAGACAAGCCGTTAGTGCAGATTGGGACCATATCTACCAATTAATAGAAGATAACATGTTCTTAATGCAACAAGAGTTGGGACTCGATTGGAATAGAGAGTCGATCATTCAACATTACATGTCTAAGTCGGTATTAGTTGGTAAGTTGGGAGGTTATGTTATTGGGTTTATTGCTTATGACATGTCAGTACACAATCACGTTATCCATTCACTCCAAATATCTAGAGAATATCAAAATGGTCTGTGTGGTTTTCGCTTGCTGAAAGCAATGCTTACAACAGAACAGAACTTCTCTGGCAAAGACACACAAGTGTTATGCAGTGTCTTCGAAAATAATGCGGCGAAAGAGCAGTATTTCTCGATTGGTTTTAAAGAAGTAAGTCGAAGTAAAGGCGTACTAAGTTTAGCGATTAAGCGGGATCAATTATTTAAACGTTTAAGGCTTGGAAAACGAACATCACAGATAACATAG